In Rutidosis leptorrhynchoides isolate AG116_Rl617_1_P2 chromosome 2, CSIRO_AGI_Rlap_v1, whole genome shotgun sequence, one genomic interval encodes:
- the LOC139891306 gene encoding NADH dehydrogenase [ubiquinone] iron-sulfur protein 7, mitochondrial-like, with product MALLARQSHRLAQLASSQRAAASIHTTLPSLAEGFSSPAPYSRPGPPSTGSPEGLSKTAEFVISKVDDLMNWARRGSIWPMTFGLACCAVEMMHTGAARYDLDRFGIIFRPSPRQSDCMIVAGTLTNKMAPALRKVYDQMPDPRWVVSMGSCANGGGYYHYSYSVVRGCDRIVPVDIYVPGCPPTAEALLYGLLQLQKKINRRKDFLHWWTK from the exons ATGGCTCTCCTCGCCCGACAATCGCACCGTCTCGCTCAACTCGCGTCATCCCAACGCGCCGCCGCATCGATCCACACGACGCTTCCGTCATTAGCTGAAGGTTTCTCATCTCCAGCACCTTATTCTCGACCGGGACCACCGTCAACTGGTTCTCCGGAAGGTTTATCGAAGACGGCAGAGTTTGTGATCTCGAAAGTCGATGATCTGATGAATTGGGCGCGTCGTGGATCGATCTGGCCCATGACTTTTGGGCTGGCGTGTTGTGCGGTTGAAATGATGCATACAGGTGCTGCTAGGTATGATTTGGATAGGTTTGGGATTATTTTCAGACCTAGTCCTAGACAATCTGATTGTATGATTGTTGCTGGTACTCTCACCAATAAGATGGCTCCTGCTCTTAGAAA GGTTTATGACCAGATGCCTGATCCAAGATGGGTGGTTTCCATGGGAAGCTGTGCAAACGGAGGTGGATACTACCACTACTCTTACTCTGTTGTGCGTGGTTGTGATAGGATCGTCCCTGTTGACATTTACGTTCCTGGTTGCCCACCAACAGCCGAGGCTCTTCTGTATGGCCTACTCCAGCTTCAGAAGAAGATCAACAGGCGTAAGGATTTTCTTCACTGGTGGACCAAGTGA